Proteins found in one Nostoc sp. NIES-3756 genomic segment:
- a CDS encoding PAS domain-containing hybrid sensor histidine kinase/response regulator yields the protein MLEVNHLRLGNMHSSLVAKVASAIATLVSGLILVGWLLDLKIFSAFFLSNQVTMSPNTALCFILCGTLVWLLVTKRLGETNSYLSGKLDRNLSRILTISVTIIAVLTISQYLFGWNLGIDKLLLGNFPLSPPLQMRLNTAINFLLIGIALELLIHPRSHRSYWYGQILTLIATVISLQVVIDIAYKVEIFYTISATVTSMTWQTALLFIVLCIGILSGWAEKGLMKIVLSDGYGGKIARRLLIAAIALPLLLGWLILEGQRTGRYNPAFAVSAFAVILIVIFAIIIWQNAVVIELLSQQRDRAQETLRAYEEKLTTLVDANIIGITFTDIYGGIQQANDAFLELVGYSQAELMTGELRWNDLTPPEYLYLDEQAIAEAQANSQGACTPYQKEYIRQDGSRIPVLVGFVLFGEKREEGVAFVLDLSERQQAQQKILQLNQDLQRRVAELQTLLEVIPIGIGIAEDPECQSIKINPAFAKQLQISPNANASLSAPLQERPTTFKVLRDGQELLPKELPMQYAAAHGVEILDYELDIVYENGQVIKLLEYVAPLFDEEGKTRGCVGAFVDITQRKQTEDILRNQQKWLEDVLNLMPRPLLFIEPETAIVTFANRAADELAGGKFPTGVPAEDYHTVYYLTDANGNRIPNDQMPGVRVARGERLHGLEVDWHTQDKVLSLLIFADTLPAMHGYSATCVLVFQDITQIKQAEKALSLGYERLKLLFSTANDLLSSQEPIALIDSCFRKLAQQIGLDVYFNYLIEDNSRVMRLASYTGISSELAQEMKWLSFGQAVCGKVAQNRCSIAVENVQQSTDPCTELIRSVGINAYYCYPLIAQGKLLGTLSFGSRTRTAFTENQKGMMQAVCDQIAIAMERVDLINSLQRQTEELTQANRVKDEFLAILSHELRSPLNAILGWAQLLQSRKLSEAQTAKGLETIERNAKAQTKLIEDLLDISRMIRGKLRLNVSTCNLIPIIETAIENINLAAQAKDIELTFFLNHPVTENPPLQVSGDPERLQQIIWNLLTNAIKFTPPGGKVEVKLTKITNSHAQIQVIDTGIGINPSFLPYVFDRFRQADSSSTRSHGGLGLGLAIVRHLVELHGGTVHVDSPGEGKGATFSVQLPLLSENKTANIEPSKQVQLPTPLPLCPSLAGVRVLVVDDESDSRDFIATVLSQCQAEVKAVGTAREALNIIPQWKPDVLVSDIGMPQEDGYALIRQLRQQPLEQGGNIPAAALTAYARAEDRTRAIQEGFQLHLPKPIEPTELATVVASLIKRG from the coding sequence ATGTTAGAAGTAAACCACTTGCGGCTGGGAAATATGCACAGTTCACTAGTGGCAAAAGTAGCAAGTGCGATCGCTACATTAGTGAGTGGCTTAATATTAGTTGGTTGGTTGCTTGATTTAAAAATTTTTTCAGCCTTTTTTTTGAGTAATCAAGTTACCATGTCACCGAATACAGCATTGTGCTTTATACTTTGCGGTACTTTGGTATGGCTGTTAGTAACTAAACGCTTAGGAGAAACAAATTCCTATCTGAGTGGAAAATTAGATAGAAATTTGTCGAGAATTTTGACAATTTCTGTCACCATCATTGCAGTATTAACAATTAGTCAATATTTATTTGGGTGGAATTTAGGAATTGATAAACTGCTGTTGGGTAATTTTCCCCTATCACCTCCCCTCCAGATGAGGCTGAATACAGCAATTAACTTCTTATTGATAGGTATAGCTTTAGAATTGCTAATTCATCCGCGAAGTCATCGCAGTTATTGGTATGGGCAGATACTAACACTGATCGCCACTGTGATTTCCTTGCAGGTAGTTATAGATATAGCCTATAAAGTAGAAATTTTCTATACAATTAGCGCTACTGTTACATCTATGACTTGGCAGACAGCATTATTATTTATAGTGCTGTGTATTGGCATTTTGTCTGGGTGGGCAGAGAAAGGGCTAATGAAGATAGTATTAAGCGATGGCTATGGCGGTAAGATTGCACGCCGCTTACTAATAGCTGCGATCGCCTTACCTTTACTGCTCGGTTGGTTAATACTAGAAGGACAAAGAACAGGAAGATATAACCCAGCCTTTGCTGTCTCGGCATTTGCCGTAATTTTAATTGTCATCTTTGCCATTATTATCTGGCAAAATGCGGTAGTTATAGAACTTCTGAGCCAGCAACGCGATCGCGCGCAGGAAACCCTGAGAGCTTATGAAGAAAAATTGACAACCCTTGTCGATGCCAACATTATTGGTATTACATTTACTGATATTTACGGAGGTATCCAACAAGCAAACGACGCATTTTTAGAGCTGGTTGGTTACTCTCAAGCGGAATTAATGACGGGGGAACTTAGATGGAATGATCTCACACCACCAGAGTATCTCTATTTAGATGAGCAGGCTATTGCCGAAGCCCAGGCTAACTCCCAAGGAGCTTGTACACCATACCAAAAAGAATATATCCGTCAAGATGGTAGTCGCATTCCCGTATTAGTTGGTTTTGTATTGTTCGGAGAAAAACGAGAAGAAGGCGTTGCTTTTGTCCTAGATTTAAGCGAACGCCAACAAGCACAACAAAAAATCCTCCAACTTAATCAAGATTTACAACGCCGTGTTGCTGAGTTGCAAACTTTACTGGAAGTAATCCCTATTGGCATTGGTATAGCAGAAGACCCAGAATGCCAAAGTATTAAAATTAATCCGGCTTTTGCCAAACAATTGCAGATTTCCCCAAATGCCAACGCTTCACTGAGCGCACCGCTACAAGAAAGACCAACAACATTTAAGGTCTTGCGTGACGGTCAAGAACTATTACCAAAAGAACTGCCAATGCAGTATGCGGCTGCTCACGGAGTAGAAATTTTAGATTATGAGTTGGATATAGTTTATGAAAATGGTCAAGTTATCAAGTTGTTGGAGTATGTAGCCCCACTGTTTGATGAAGAAGGCAAAACCAGAGGATGTGTTGGTGCTTTTGTAGATATTACCCAACGCAAACAAACAGAGGATATACTGCGAAACCAACAGAAATGGCTAGAAGATGTATTAAATCTTATGCCTAGACCATTGCTGTTTATTGAACCAGAAACAGCAATAGTTACCTTCGCCAACCGTGCTGCCGATGAATTAGCAGGAGGTAAATTTCCAACAGGTGTACCAGCTGAAGATTATCACACTGTCTATTATTTAACAGATGCAAATGGTAATCGCATCCCCAACGATCAGATGCCAGGAGTGCGGGTGGCGAGGGGAGAGCGTTTACATGGGCTAGAAGTAGACTGGCACACTCAAGATAAAGTACTATCTTTACTCATCTTTGCCGATACTCTGCCAGCTATGCACGGTTACTCAGCAACCTGTGTATTAGTATTTCAGGATATAACTCAAATTAAGCAGGCAGAAAAAGCTTTGTCTTTGGGTTATGAAAGACTAAAACTACTATTTAGTACAGCCAACGATTTATTATCTAGTCAAGAACCAATAGCACTGATTGATAGTTGCTTCCGCAAACTGGCACAACAAATTGGGCTGGATGTTTATTTTAATTATCTAATAGAAGATAATTCTCGGGTTATGCGTTTAGCTTCCTATACAGGAATTTCCTCAGAACTAGCGCAAGAAATGAAGTGGTTAAGTTTTGGGCAAGCTGTATGTGGAAAGGTGGCACAGAATCGTTGTTCTATTGCTGTAGAGAATGTCCAACAATCAACCGATCCTTGCACTGAACTAATTCGCTCTGTTGGTATTAATGCTTATTATTGTTATCCCTTAATTGCTCAGGGTAAGCTGTTGGGGACACTTTCCTTTGGTAGCCGCACTCGTACTGCTTTTACCGAAAATCAAAAAGGCATGATGCAGGCGGTTTGCGACCAAATTGCGATCGCAATGGAAAGAGTCGATTTGATTAATTCCCTGCAAAGGCAAACTGAGGAATTAACACAAGCCAATCGCGTGAAAGACGAGTTTTTGGCTATCTTATCTCATGAATTGCGATCGCCCCTCAATGCTATCCTTGGCTGGGCGCAATTGTTACAGTCCCGTAAGTTGAGTGAAGCACAAACTGCAAAAGGCTTAGAAACAATCGAACGCAACGCCAAAGCCCAAACCAAACTGATCGAAGATTTACTAGATATTTCCCGGATGATTAGAGGCAAGTTACGTCTGAATGTTAGCACTTGCAACTTAATTCCTATTATTGAAACAGCAATTGAAAATATTAACCTAGCAGCTCAAGCCAAAGATATTGAATTAACATTTTTTCTCAACCATCCAGTTACAGAAAATCCACCATTACAAGTTTCTGGTGATCCAGAACGTTTACAACAAATTATTTGGAATTTACTCACTAATGCCATTAAATTTACACCCCCCGGTGGCAAAGTAGAAGTTAAGCTCACCAAAATTACTAATAGCCACGCACAAATCCAAGTCATAGATACAGGTATTGGAATTAATCCTAGCTTTTTACCTTATGTCTTTGACCGCTTTCGCCAAGCTGATAGTTCCAGCACCAGATCCCACGGCGGCTTAGGGTTAGGTTTAGCAATTGTGCGCCATCTAGTTGAGTTACATGGGGGTACTGTTCATGTAGATAGCCCAGGTGAAGGAAAAGGCGCGACTTTTAGCGTCCAATTGCCACTGCTATCAGAAAATAAAACAGCAAATATTGAACCAAGCAAACAAGTACAACTGCCTACCCCCTTACCTCTATGTCCTTCATTAGCAGGGGTGCGAGTATTGGTAGTAGATGATGAGTCTGATTCTCGTGATTTTATTGCCACAGTTTTAAGCCAATGCCAAGCCGAAGTCAAAGCTGTAGGAACAGCACGAGAAGCGTTAAATATAATTCCTCAATGGAAACCAGATGTTTTGGTCAGT
- a CDS encoding squalene/phytoene synthase family protein, whose protein sequence is MDLRRDALQILKETSRTFYIPISILPPGLQEAVASAYLCMRAIDEIEDHPTLDNPTKAKLLHSISLTLQAGVDGFPVDAFTSGFSGYENTLEEVTMRIREWSLLAPETIAPRIWDATAAMSDRMAYWAVNNWKVQTESDLDRYTFGVAGAVGLLLSDLWTWYDGTQTNRTLAIGFGRGLQAVNILRNHVEDSQRGVSFFPQGWNAANMQEYALRNLALADAYTQALPDGPALNFCQIPLTLAHGTVDAIANGKEKLSRSDVMALLEQINGLNLKAG, encoded by the coding sequence ATGGATTTACGTAGGGATGCCTTGCAAATCCTCAAAGAAACTAGTCGAACTTTTTATATACCAATTAGTATTTTACCCCCAGGATTACAAGAGGCAGTCGCGTCAGCGTACCTGTGTATGCGTGCCATAGATGAAATTGAAGACCATCCCACCTTAGATAACCCCACAAAGGCAAAACTGCTGCATTCGATTAGCTTAACCTTACAAGCCGGGGTTGATGGTTTTCCTGTTGATGCTTTCACATCTGGTTTTAGCGGTTACGAGAATACCTTAGAAGAAGTCACCATGAGGATTCGAGAATGGTCTCTGCTAGCACCAGAAACAATTGCACCGCGAATCTGGGATGCTACAGCAGCAATGTCAGACCGTATGGCTTATTGGGCAGTTAACAATTGGAAAGTGCAGACAGAATCTGACTTAGACCGTTACACCTTTGGTGTTGCAGGTGCAGTCGGGTTGCTACTTTCAGATTTGTGGACTTGGTACGATGGCACACAAACCAACCGGACTTTAGCAATTGGTTTTGGTAGAGGTTTGCAAGCAGTCAATATCTTGCGTAACCATGTGGAAGACTCACAACGCGGAGTCAGCTTCTTTCCCCAAGGTTGGAATGCAGCAAATATGCAGGAATATGCTCTGCGTAATCTCGCCCTAGCAGATGCTTACACCCAAGCCTTACCTGATGGGCCTGCACTCAACTTTTGCCAAATCCCCTTGACATTAGCACACGGTACTGTTGATGCGATCGCTAACGGTAAAGAAAAACTTA